A region of the Nitrospirota bacterium genome:
ACACAGAGGTTCGTCAACTCTCTGATGCTGTGTCTGGACACACAGATGCAGTGAAAGCTTTTAATGCGATTCTTCCCCATAATATGAAAGTCATCAATGTTCTTCCAGACGACATCGTCAAACTTGCTAGAGAAAGTGACCCGGCTTTGTCAGAATGGGCGGATTGGATGCGCTCTCGCTATGATCTTCATTTGTGACTCAAGATCATCTCAATCTGAATAGGTGTCAGCAAGGTGCGTGGATGATGCTGGCCCACCCATTGAATGGCTTCTCTCCCAGAGATTCTCATGACCTTCATAGCCAGAAAGATTGCAAAAAGTGCGGTGCGCCCGATTCCGGCCGAGCAGTGAATCAATGCACTCTGAGAAGCATTGGCGTACTCAATCGTTTTCGTGATGGCTACATCTAATGGCTTGTGCGAAGGAATCCCGTAGTTTGGAATCGGCAAGTGGATCACTTCGAAACCCTGGGTCGAGTAAAACTCGGGAAGATTACGTTGTGTTTGTTCGAGATATTCTTCATCTTCCACAAGCACAACCACGATGGAAATATCCTGCCTTTTCAATTCAGGAAATAACTCACCATCCTGGTCGTAGATGCCAAAAGGCATGGGGCTCCCGAAGACACGTCCGGGGAGGCCCAACGGAAATTCTGTGAAGGTCATCAGGAATCACGCTCCAACTATCTGACGTGGACGGGAGAGTAGCATGGCCAGATCGCGTCCTTCAAACAAGGGTGAGATGTTGCGAACCCAAATCTTTGCCCTTCTCAACAAGAACAAGGCGTCTTCTGATGCGGCATTGAAAGCTCTTACGCAGTGCCAGGCGCACGTCAGAAACCGGATCGTTATCGAGGGAATCGGAAAGGAATGTGGAGTCACGTTGTCTGGCTTTCGTGCGGGCGAGCATCTGGAGTTGTGCTACGACATAAAACGGGGTCGTCATGATGTTGGATGCATTTCCAAAGGATGGGATGAACCAGGCTTTCGAGTCGGTGACATAGTCGAAGTGCCAAAATGGAAAAACACTGACATGAAGGAGCACCTGTATGCCCTTCTCACATTCTGCGCCACGCGTGGCGTGGCTGTAACCATTGAAGGTACAGAACACTCTATCGAATTACACTTGGATTCCGTGATTTACTCAGAAGGGTTGAACAAGCAGGTATTTGAGCAGATTCTTCACTATCTGCAAGAGTGCGTCGAGAAAGCGCACGAACTAATCGCGTAATTCGATATACGGAGGATCGCTACTGTATGTCTGAAACCATTCTAAAAGATGTCGGCAAGATTATTGACGAAGCGCTTGGTCTAAGGAGTTGTGGGATTGGCAAGGAACCGCATTACAAGCATAAGGCGACTTGCCAGAAATTGTCTGAATTCCCACCGCCCACTTTCGATGCGACAGCTCTCATTGGAAAGATTTACGCTCAAGTCATATGCAATTGGAAGAAAGGGGTCAATTACGAGCCATCAACAGAAAACTGGCGCTTCGAATCGCGAACGAATATTGATGCGAGGAACGATGACCCCGAAATTAAACTCGAAAGAGCCATTGTCAGTACACAAACCCAGCTTCCTATGAATTGGGCCAATCAGACGCCTACATCATCGGGTTTTGTAGGCCCACGAGCGGATAAGCACCGCAATATTGATCTGATTCATCGAGGTGAGGATGGTGCTTATGAATTCATTGAGCTTAAGGTAGGCAGCGATACTCCTCTTTATGCTGCGATGGAGATATTGCAAAATGCTGTCCTCTATATTTTCACTCGTGAGAATGAGCAGAAAATTGAAGGGGGATCAGATGAGCAAAAGCCTTTACGCGGAGTAACGGTCATCCATTTAAAAGTGTTGGCTCCATGCAGTTATTACGAAGGCTATAACCTCGCTTGGCTTGAAGTGAATATTTGCAACGGGCTCAAGGCCTTCTTGGTGGGGCGAACGTCTAAGCTCCAAATGGATTTTAGATTTGACGCTTTCCCTCCTTGGTTTACCTCTGGTCACGCCAAGGCGATATGCAAGGATTTAAGTAAGGAGCAAGCCGATTCGATCCGAATGGCTGTAGACAATCGAAGCCCCGTATATTCGAGATGACATGTGCGATTCTTTTATTTTCCCCCTTGATGGCGGGCTAGATCCACTGCGCGTGACTTTCCATTTCCTCGTTTCATTTTCAAGGGTAGCCTGGTCGATCCTCTATTGCGCGCGTCGAACGAGCACATTCTGATCGTGCGCGTTCCGCGAGCAGGAGGACGGCCAGGCTACCCTTCCCGTCTTTCTGAGGCCGCCCGTTGCGCGAGCACAGAAGATCATCAGGCTCCATTCCCTCCTCTGTTTCGGGAGCACAGGAGCAACGTGGGTATCCTTCCCATCCTTTTTCATCGTGCACATTCCGTGAGCAGGGGGACGACCAGGCAGCCCATCCCTATTCCTTTACCGTCATCTTCACCGTGATCGGGTCGAGGGGATTATCGCGGCCGTCGCAAAGCGCGGCGACGATCTTGTCCACCACCTCCATGCCTCGAAAGACTTCGCCAAAGACTGTCTAGGTTCGGACCAGTCCGCTG
Encoded here:
- a CDS encoding dual specificity protein phosphatase family protein, with amino-acid sequence MPFGIYDQDGELFPELKRQDISIVVVLVEDEEYLEQTQRNLPEFYSTQGFEVIHLPIPNYGIPSHKPLDVAITKTIEYANASQSALIHCSAGIGRTALFAIFLAMKVMRISGREAIQWVGQHHPRTLLTPIQIEMILSHK